In Polaribacter pacificus, the genomic window TCTTTTCGCAATTACAAAATCCTAATAACGTGTCAATTTGTTTGTCAGAATATGTGTAAAGTAAATCTACTTTTTGAAGTTCCAAAGTCGAATCTCTTTCTATTGTCGAAATTTTATTTTTCTTAATTTTTACAATAGTTTCTTTTGTTTCAGTTTTTGGCTCGTTTTTTTTCAGTTTAGTATCTTTTTTGCAAGAAAATACATTCAGTAATAATACTAAACTTACTATGTAAATACTGCTGTTTTTCATTAATGTTGCTTGACGGTCTGGCTATGAGTAGTGGCGTGGTTAAGCACCTAATTTAGCAAATAAATCACAGATAGAAAGTCCGTGAGCTTGCCTGCGGCAGGCAGGGATTTTCATAAGTAAACCAGCACTAGCAATTAATTTTATACGGTGTTGGTGTGTCGTGCTTTATTCTTTCCAATTCTCAATCAAGCTTCTAGTTTTGTTGTTTGGTTCGAACTCTTCGTCAATCGCTCCAATATCAATAACCACAGGTACTTGGGCTGAAAGTCCTGCTAAAATACATGTGCCAGTAGGTAGTATTGGTAAATACTCAAAAGATAGTTTGTCAAGATATGAGATGGTTTTTTCTACAGCAATAATATCATTGTTGTTTATTAATCTATGCAGGAAATAATTGTGTAATTGTGATATTATAGTTGAAGATATGTCTGAAGGTCTTTGACTAGCCAATGTTAGAAAAACACCAAATTTTCGACCTTCTTTTATTATTTCTTCAAAAGTTTCAAGTCTATAATCTTTCCATTGTTCGCTCTCTCTGTTGGAATCCCTAGAAAGAATATTGTGCGCTTCGTCAATAATTATATTTAAATGAGAGGTCTCGTCATTTTTAGTCTTCTGTTTTTCATAAAGTTGTTTGCATAGTAACAATGGTAAAATCTTACGCATGTGAATATTGACTTCCTTGAGAGATACTATTGTAAAGTTTTTAGAAGTTGATACATCTTCTTTCGCTTCGATGACCTTTCTAATGTCACTAAAGTTTTTTCCCAATCGTTTTATTAAAGGTGCCAAATGCTCGATGTTAGCAAACCCCTTAATAATTTCATCATAGTATTGAAATATGATTTGAAGTTTAAGAACATCTAAATCATTAATTTCTATATCTGGCAATTCTAATTCTTCAAAGTGTTCTAAAATTTTGGTTTTCATATTGTTATCCCAATACCATTCACCTTTTGTGTCTATGTATACAAACTCTCTTTTATTATCTTTTGCATAGAATGTAATTCTTTCTCTAATAGCATCTCTAATGTTAAGTAAATTTGAATGGCCTAATGAATAATAAAGTTCAGATAAAAACTCTATTAATACTTTTTGACCTAATTCACCATCATTCTTTGCAATCCCAAGCCAAAAGGTGTTTTTAATTAGTTCTTTTAGACTATCATTCGTTTTAATTTTTTCAGCAAGTGATTTATTTCCAATTGCACGTCTTAAAAATGGTGTTTGAGTTTTCTCTGTCGCTTCAAGTACGATTGCCCAAAATGAATGGTCATAAAGTGTTTCCTTTGAAATAGGATACTTTTGACCATCATTATTTTTTGTGGTCAACCTATAAATATTTTTATAATCTTTCGGGATTATAACATTTTCTGACTCGGTAACATATTCCCCATTAAAATCTAACAAAAAGAAATTTGATTTCTGCTTGAATTTCTCATTGTTCTTGTAGATTTTAAAAAGCTCAAAATAGAGTTTTGCTAAAGTATATGACTTCCCACTTCCTGTATTTCCAAATATTCCTATGTGACTAGCAAATAAGCTATCAATACCAACCGTTATTTTTTGACCCTTTTCTAAGGTCAGAGTACCAATAACTAGTGGTTCATCAGTTTTTCTAATAAAGTCATGAACTTGATTAAATTCTATTCTGTTTAATAGGTAACATTCACTATCCACTAATGGCATTTCCTTAATTCCTCGTTCAAATTCCTTCTTGTTGAAAAAACCTAGTAAACTGACACTTAGGGTTCTATTTATTTTCTCCTTATCGCTACTATATTCTTTTGAAGAAATAATTTTGTCTTCATACGTAAATTCTCCCTCAACTTTGCCAATAATTATTGTGAATCCTTTAATTATTTTGATGTAGCTGCCAACGGATACATTTTTAATTAAATCACCCTTATATATTAAATGGGAAGAATTCTTCGCTTTGTCTACAGAGACCTTAATAGTTCTACCATCAACGGAAGTTACTTTGCCAATCCTAAAGATTGAATCTTCGACTATACTTTCATTTGACATATTTTAATCAATTTTGTCTAGGATTGCTTTCAGAAACTCATCATTGAAAGTTTTAAAATCGAACTTTTTAGTGGTATCCTCAATTTCTATGACTTCAATATTATTGTAACGAATTGCAGCACTTCCTTTTTTAAGGTTTGCTTCTATTTCAAGTTTTGCACTATTGTCGTATGCAAATACTTTAATTGTCAAAGTCGGATTTGAATTTGCAGCTCTTGTAACGATTTCTCTTATATGCTCATCTGCCATTGAAAATCCAAATACTATGAGAATAGTATTCTCTTTTTCCAATTCGTTCGAAAACAATCTTAAAAGCTCATAATATTGTAAGTTCAAAATTGTGTCTTGAAACTTTTCTTTTGTAGGGTTTACGACAGCGAATTTTTTATACTCCTCTAAGAATTCGGAATAGTTTGATGAAATAGTTTTGCTCTTAACTTCTGTTGTAAAATGAGAGTCGATAGTTGCTGATTTAGTAAAATCAATCAAATCTGATTCAACAGCATTAAATTTAACTTGGACATCATCAATTGCTCGCAAACCTGAATAAACTATTTTATCTTTATCTGATTCCCAAGTCAGGGAACCATGAACTTTTAATAAATTGAAAACGGGAATTTCTGAAGTGTTATCGTAATGAAGACTTTTTTTAAATAAAGAATTCTTAAAATTAGTTAGATTGAAAGTTGGCTTAAATCGTCCATAAAAACCATCGTTATATTCTAATTGATTGTTTTCTAATGCCTTTTCAAAAAATATATCAATGTTTGTCGTGAATAAATTTACTTGTTTGTTAAGGATGGTACTTTTTCTTTTTAGAACAATTGTGTTTAAGTAGACCAAGAAATTTTTATAGTTAACTAAAACCTCATCTCTACTAACATCAGGAATAGTTTCGTCAATAATCTGTGGGTTTTTGCTGATTACAGTTTTGAAGTACTTTCCTAAAATTGAAGCTCTAATAATCGTTTTTTCATTTGGTGTGAGAGTCGTATTTTTATCAAGTTCAGTTAATAAAACTTCAATATTTCCGAGTGTAGAAAAGTAGGGAACAGAAAGACCTGAACCAACAAGGAAATTCAGATTACAGTCTTGGATTGTGTTTTTGTATTTTTCTATATCCATTATTTACTTGGTTGTTTATTGTTCAATGTTGTCTTTTTTCGCATACACGCCAACTCCTTACAACCCCAATAAAATTCCTTTTATCAAAGCCTTTGTTCAGTTGCAAAAGCCAAGATACTAAAAACGAGCAATTTAAAAGTGCAGGAAAACCGTAAGTAAGCTAATATTTATCAACAATTTTCAAGGTAGAGTAAGAGGAAACCTGCTAATTTTATTTAAAACTAGCCGTCTGATACATTAAATTTCGTCCAGAGAGCTTTACATCTACAGGGGTATCTCCTACAGTAATACGCTTGCTTTTTTTGCTGCCACTTAGTGCAATCCAAATGGTTTCTAGCTTCTTGGTGTCTGAGTTTAGTTGGTAAATTTTTTGGGCAGCTTTTTGTCCAAATTTTTCTTCATCAAAATCTTCTTGGCTAGTATTTGTAAAGATGACTTTAAGCAATTTTTGCTGCTGTATTTTTTTACTGCTA contains:
- a CDS encoding ATP-binding protein: MSNESIVEDSIFRIGKVTSVDGRTIKVSVDKAKNSSHLIYKGDLIKNVSVGSYIKIIKGFTIIIGKVEGEFTYEDKIISSKEYSSDKEKINRTLSVSLLGFFNKKEFERGIKEMPLVDSECYLLNRIEFNQVHDFIRKTDEPLVIGTLTLEKGQKITVGIDSLFASHIGIFGNTGSGKSYTLAKLYFELFKIYKNNEKFKQKSNFFLLDFNGEYVTESENVIIPKDYKNIYRLTTKNNDGQKYPISKETLYDHSFWAIVLEATEKTQTPFLRRAIGNKSLAEKIKTNDSLKELIKNTFWLGIAKNDGELGQKVLIEFLSELYYSLGHSNLLNIRDAIRERITFYAKDNKREFVYIDTKGEWYWDNNMKTKILEHFEELELPDIEINDLDVLKLQIIFQYYDEIIKGFANIEHLAPLIKRLGKNFSDIRKVIEAKEDVSTSKNFTIVSLKEVNIHMRKILPLLLCKQLYEKQKTKNDETSHLNIIIDEAHNILSRDSNRESEQWKDYRLETFEEIIKEGRKFGVFLTLASQRPSDISSTIISQLHNYFLHRLINNNDIIAVEKTISYLDKLSFEYLPILPTGTCILAGLSAQVPVVIDIGAIDEEFEPNNKTRSLIENWKE
- a CDS encoding SIR2 family protein; translated protein: MDIEKYKNTIQDCNLNFLVGSGLSVPYFSTLGNIEVLLTELDKNTTLTPNEKTIIRASILGKYFKTVISKNPQIIDETIPDVSRDEVLVNYKNFLVYLNTIVLKRKSTILNKQVNLFTTNIDIFFEKALENNQLEYNDGFYGRFKPTFNLTNFKNSLFKKSLHYDNTSEIPVFNLLKVHGSLTWESDKDKIVYSGLRAIDDVQVKFNAVESDLIDFTKSATIDSHFTTEVKSKTISSNYSEFLEEYKKFAVVNPTKEKFQDTILNLQYYELLRLFSNELEKENTILIVFGFSMADEHIREIVTRAANSNPTLTIKVFAYDNSAKLEIEANLKKGSAAIRYNNIEVIEIEDTTKKFDFKTFNDEFLKAILDKID